ACGCGCCATTCGTGATCGACGAACATCGCGCCCGCGAACGGATCGAACTTGGCCTCGGTCATGAATCCCCCTCGTCAGGCCTGCCGGATCGGCATCCTCGGGGGGAGATTAGACCAAACCATCGACGCCGGGCGAGACGTCCGGCCGGGGCGAAGCTGTCAGTTCAGCGCCTTCTTCGCCATGGCCGCCGCGGCGCGCTTCGCGATCTCGCCGGGCGGCACATCCTCGATATGGGTCGCGACATGCCAGACATGGCCGAACGGATCCTGGAAGCTGCCCGACCGATCGCCATAGAACTGGTTCTGGACCGGACGCAGCTCCTTGGCGCCGGCCGCCAGCGCCGATTTCGCGATCGCGTCCACGTCGGGCACATAGAGATGGATATGCACAGGCGAGCCGCCGAAGGCCTTGGGGCTTTTCGCATTCATCTCGGGATATTCGTCGGCCAGCATGACCCGCGAATCGCCGATCGTAACCTCGGCATGGCCGATGCGGCCGTCGGGCATGGGCAGACGCAGCGCCTCCTTGGCGCCGAACGCCTTGGCATAGAACTCGATCGCCTTGGCGGCACCGTCGACCATCAGATAGGGCGTGATGCTGTGGTGGTTGTCGGGAATGGGCTTGGCTTTACCGGCCATGATCCGCTCCTTTGCTTGGGAGAATTTCTCAGGGCCCAAGCATGGTACCGAACCCACGTTGGTGGCTAGTCCGCGTGGCAGCAACATTCTTGTGACAATGCGGAGAAGCGGGGAGCGCCCAAGTTGCGAAAATCGTCTCGGTTACTTCGTTCGTGATTCTTGAGATGCAATACCTTGGGCAAGACGATACGAAAAATCTAATGAATTGAGATCGTGACGCACAAGATACTGCAGAGACGCAACCAAAATAGCGGCTCCTAGAAACTGCATAATGTAGTAGTCACTTTGGACCTTGTCGATCTCGCTCGTCGCATCACCGGCGTTGAATTTATTGGGTATATTTCTCTGACCGTGAAGGAGACGAGAACGAAAATTATACAGATCCTTTATCTGCTTCTGGTACTTTTCGGCACCAGGAATTAGAAGGGCGCATTTTCCCACGATTTGATTGACGATCGAATCTTCATTTCTCGCGTAAAGTGCCTCCAACCCAATCAAACTCCAGACTAACTCTTCGATCTCGCCCCCTGAAAAGGTTTCTCCAAAGAAGTAGGAGTAGGCGTTCAGCGCGCGACCAATAGGCGTTTGGCTCGTGCCCTCAAGGAAACCTGCATGGCGACTCGCCCATTTCCACGTTTTAACAGGATCAAGCTCGATGAAGTCTGGCCAACCTCGTTCAATTGCCTCCCTAAAGACGACATCGATCTCATGCAGAATTGGCTCCATCCTGAGCACGGGATGATCGTCCATGAGACAGATGCCGGCGCCTAACTTGAAGACGCCCGGACGAGCGATGTTCATCGCTACGACAAAAAGCTGAATCGCTCTCTCGCAAGACTCAGCAAAGAGGGTCTCGAAGAGCTTTCGACGTTCGTCTAAAGGCCATTCCTCTAACGTACCATCGCTACGTTCAATCGGTGGCGCGTCGCGGGTCGGAACCGCTTTAGTGCTGAAGCGCAGCCATATCACTGCATTCGCCAGAAATCTCGACGGGCTCTCCTTCTGGAATTTAACCACATGCTCTGATGCTGGGCGAAGAACTGCGCGAATGCGAAGCTTCGCCGGATGATAACCTGGCGATTCGACAGGGATCAGTTCCGAGCATTCGTGGATTACGCTAACAAGTTTTGCGTTTTGGCTCGCGATAGGCGGCCAAATAACGGCGATCTCTTCGATTGGGTAGTAAATCGTCACGCGCCGACTTACGGTCCAGACTCCGCGGCGCGCGTTATGTTTGGCGACGTCAGAGCTCAACGCCATTTTGTTCCAATACATTGAAATCGATGAACAATGCCCAGGCCTTTAATGGTGGCGGAGATTTCAAAATGCGTTGCGGAAGATTAGTAGATTTATCGGATCATATAGACCTTGCGCATGGTCTCCTCGATCCGGCAGGTGCCCTTCCAGTCTTTCGGGAAGAACGCGACCGTGTCGGGGCGGATCTCGATCACCTCGCCCGATTCATGGGTGTAGGTGCAGCGTCCCGCGATGAAGTGGCAATATTCGTCGCTGGTGACGTGGCAATTCCAAGTGCCCGGCGTGCAGATCCAGATACCGGTCTCGCTGCGCCCGCCCGGGCCCTTGAAGAGCAGCTTGCCCGAGGTCATGGACTTGCCTTCGATCATGGTCGGCACCGCGCCCCAATCGACCAGCGATCCCTGGTTGAGCGGATTGCGCATGATGGGTGCCGCACCGCGATCGAGCGCGGTCGGCGTGCGCGCCAGCATATAGGTGTTGCGCGTGGTCTCGTGCACATCGCAGCGCCCGGTCCAGCCCGAGGGGAAATGCACCACGGTCTCGGGGCCGACCTCGATGGTCTCGCCATTATGCTCGGTATAGGTGGCGCGGCCCGAAAGGAAATAGCAGATCTCGTCGCCCGGAATCGAAAGCCGCCAGGAGCCCGGCGTCACGACCCAGAGCCCGCTTTCGACGGCGCGCTCGCCATTCTCGTCGCGCTTCCAGAGGAGGCGGCCGCTCGAATGAGAGCGGCCCTCGATCGCGTCGGGCTGATCGCCCCAATCCACCAGGTCGTTGTAGCTCTTCGCCGGATGGATATGCGGCGCCGACGAGCCTTCGAGCTTCACGACAGGCCCTCCGCCATGCCGGGCCGCTCCGTCACCTGGGCGATGAGACGCGCGGCCTTCTCCGGCCCCTTCTGCGATTGCATGTAGCGGGCGCAGGCCTCCAGCCGCAGCTTCATCGCGCTGTCGCCCAGGAGCCGGCGGATCGTCGCGGCGAACTGCTCGTCGCTCCAGGCATAGCGCGGCAGCTTGGCGCCGAAGCCGGTGTCCTGGATGCGCGTCGCATTGTCGAGGCCGTCCCAGCAATAGGGCATGATGATCGCGGGTTTCCCGAAATAGAGCGCCTCGTTGAAGCTGTTGTTGCCGCCGTGATGGATGAAGAGATCCACATGCGGAATGACCGCCGGCTGCGGATACCATTTCTCCAGATGCACATTGCCGGGAACGTCCCGGTACTGGTCGATGTAGTCGCCGACATTCATCAGGAAGCGATAGGGCAGCTTGCCGAACAGCGTCAGCATGCGCTTGTAGAGATCGACATCGGCCGCGCCCAGGCTGCCGAAGCTCACATAGATGAGCGGCTTGCCCTCGTTGGCGGCGAATTTCGGCACCGCGTATTGACCCTCGTCGCGCACGCAGCCATCGAGATACTGGAAGCGCTTGGGATCGAGCTCGTGGCGCCGCTTGAAGCGCAGATGCTTGGGATAGAGCAGCAGGTTCATATAGGGCGAGGTCTCGAAGAACTCGCCCAGCTCGTAGGCCGGATGGCCGACCTTCGCGAGGAACTTGTTGAAGCGATCGTGGGCCGGCTTCACCTGCTTCAGGAATTCGGATTCGAAGGCATGGAAGCAGGCCTTGTCGTTCTCGCCGCAGCCGGAGAGATGCGGCGGGATGTCCGGGTCCGCGACCTCGTTCTCCGAGCAGGAGATGATGCGGATCCAGGGCTTGCCGATCATCTTGATGGCCGGGAACAGGATCACATTGTCGACGCAGACCACGTCGGGCTTGAGGCTCTGCAGATGGGCCAGGAGCATCTCGTGCGAGTTGATCGCGGTATCGACGATCATCTCCCAGACCGGCACCACATAGGTCGGGATCTGCTCGATCGGCGAGAGCTTGAAGTGAGGCAGGTGCTGGGCGATGAAGTCCGACCAGAAGCGGGCCGCTTCCTCGTCGGGCATGCCGCCCGACATGTCGACCAGCTTCTCCTCGAAGCCATAGCCCTCGAACACACTCTTGAAGCCCTTGTCGCAGACGAAGACCGGGTCATGGCCCATCTGGCGGAGCTGCTGGGCCACGCCCACGCAGTTGAGCGCCGGGCCGAAGGCGGCCTCTGGATAGAGCACCACGCGCTTGCCCTTCTTCCCCAGGCGGGGGCGGGACAGCGGTGCCTTGACCGGGTTTGCCTCGGATGCAGGGCCGGCCTTGGAAGAGGAACGGGGCGCCGAAGCCTTGGCGCGTTTCGGCTTCGGCGCGACCGTCTTTCCGGCTGTCGCTTTCGGCGATCCCGCGGCCTTCCTGGCCTTGGGGGCCGAGGATCGTTTGGGTTTGGCGCCGGCGGCGGAGTTGCGGGCTGATTTCCTTTTGGCGGCTTTCGGTTTGGCGGCGGCCTTACGCCCTGCCGCCCGCTTCACCGATTTTTTCTTCGCCGCCTTTGTCTTCGCCTTCTTTCTCGCCGCCTTCGCCATCATCCATCCTCGTCCGTCATTCCCTCGATCGTCGTCGCCTCAAGCCCTTATTGCGGTTTGTCGGGATCGGGCTTGGGCGTCGGCGCCCAGGCCGAGGGCGCAGCCGGCTTGGGTTCCGAGCCGTGGCTCATCGGTGCCGGAGCCGGCGCGGGTGCCGGCTTGGGCGCCGGAGCCGGTTTCGGCGCCGCCATGGCGGGCTTGGGTGCCGGGGCGGGCGCCGGCTTGGGAGCCGGGGCGGGCTTCGGTGCCGCGGCCTTCTTCTTCCGCGCCGCCTTCTTCTTGGCGGCCTTCTTGGCAACCTTCTTCTTGGCGCTGCGCCGGGGCGCTACCTTGCGCTTCGGGGCTTTCCGCTTCGCCGTCTTCTTGGCGGATTTCTTCTTGGCGGCCTTCTTCTTCGCCGCCTTCTTCTTGACTGATCGTCTGGCCATAGATCCTCCCCCTAACAAGGTTGGATATCGGACGCGCCGGTGGCGCGCTCGCCGGATTCTTCGATCCGAGATTGGGAGTGTTCCGTTTCGGCGCGCGCTTGTCCAGCGCGCCCGTCGCAAGATCGATCAGTTCGTGAGCAGTCGCGCCCGTTCCTTCGTCCATTCGCACGCGACCGCCGCACCCTCGGTCATCTCGGGCAGCGACTCCTGACCGGCACCGAGACGCGCGACCAGGGGCCGCGCCAGACCGACGACGCGGACATGGAGAATGAGGTCCTGGCCCAGATAGGCGACGCTCTCGACTCGGCCGGCCAGCCCGTCGCCCGACGCTGTCGGCGTTCCCGGGCGCACCCGGATTCGCTCCGGTCGGATCGCCAGCGACGCCGGCGTTCCCGCCGGCAGGCCGCCCTCGGCAGCCGGCAGCACCCGGTCCAGGCCCTGGGCCGCCAGGCCGCCCGGCGCCGCCCTTCCTTCGATCAGATTCATCAGCCCGATGAAGTCGGCGACGAAGCGGTTGGCCGGCTCCTCATAGAGCGCGCGCGGCGGCCCCAATTGGGCGATCTGGCCCTGATTCATCAGGGCGATCCGGTCCGCCATGACCAGGGCTTCCTCCTGGTCGTGGGTTACGATCAGGAAGGTGATGCCGGTTTCATGCTGCAGCCGCTTGAGCTCGAGCCGCATCTGGTCGCGCAGCTTCTTGTCGAGGGCGGCCAAGGGCTCGTCCAGCAGCAGGAGCCGGGGCCGTTTGACCAGGGCCCGGGCGAGCGCCACCCGCTGGCGCTGGCCGCCCGAGAGCAGATGCGGCTTGCGTCGGGCCACATCCTCGAGCTGGACCATCGCCAAGGCCTCGGCGGTACGCCGCTTCAGCTCCGGGCCCCGGACGCCTTCCATCTCCAGCCCATAGGCGACATTGCCCTCGACCGTCATATGCGGGAACAGGGCATAGGACTGGAACATCATATTGATCGGGCGCCGGTTGGCCGGCATGGCGACCAGATCCCGGCCGTCCAGCGCAATCCGTCCGCGATCCGGCGTCTCGAACCCGGCCAGGATGCGCAGGAGGGTGGTCTTGCCGCAGCCCGACGGCCCCAGCAGGGCGAAGAACTCGTTCTCGCGGATTTCCAGGTCGATCCCGGCCAGCGCCACGACCGGTCCGAAGGACTTTTCCACAGCGGCGATCTGGATCAGCCCGGTCATGCGCCCGGCCCCCGCCCCGACTCGCGGCTGAAGCGCTGGGCCAGCAGCATCAGGGTGAAGCTCACCAGCAGCAGCAGGGTGGCGATGGCATTGATCTCGGGGGTCACGCCGAAGCGGATCATGGCGTAGATCTTCATGGGAAAGGTGGTGGAGCCGCTGCCGGCACCGGCGGAGAAATAGGCGATCACGAAATCGTCGATCGACAGGGTAAAGGACAGGAGGGCCGCCGCGATCACGCCCGGCAGGATGATCGGCAGGGTGACGCGCCGGAAGGTGGTCCAGGCCCCGGCTCCCAGATCGATCGAGGCCTCGATCACGGAGCGGTCGAAATTCCTGAGTCTCGTGCGCACCACGGCCGCCGCGAAGGCGATCACGAACACGCTCTGCGACAGGACAATGGTGTAGAGCCCCAGCGTGAACTGCAGCAGCGTGTAGAAGGACAGGAGTGCGATCGCCAGAACGATGTCGGGAATAATCATCGGCACCATGACGAAGCTGTCGAGGAGAGTCGAAGGCCGCCCGCGCTCGAGCCCCAGCGCCAGCAAGGTGCCCCCGGCCGTCGAGATCAGCGTGACGGCCAGAGCCACAGCCAAGCTGTTGGCGACCGACTTCAGGATTTCGGGATTCTGGATCAGCGCGCCATACCATTTGAAGGAGAAGCCGGTCCAGGCGGTCGGCATGCCCCCCGCATTGAAGGAGAGCACGATCAGGGTGACGATCGGCCCATAGAGGAAGAGATAGATCACGAGCGCATGCGCCTTGAGCAGGCGGCGCGTGCCGCGGCCCTGCAGCCTGGCGAGGGCGCTGGCATCAGTCATAGGTGCCCATCCGCCGCGCGCGGTTGACGAGATAGGCCTGGAGGCTCAGGAGCGCCATCATCACGCCCATCAGGATGAAAGAGAGGGCGGAACCGAAGGGCCAGTCGCGGGCGTTGAGGAACTGGTCATAGATCAGATTGCCGACCATTACCGTGCGTCCGCCGCCCAGGAGGTCGGGGGTGATGAAATTCCCCATGCTGTAGACGAAGACGAAGATGGCGCCGGCAGCGGCTCCCGGCACCGTCAGCGGCAGCGTGATGCGCCGGAAGCTGGTGAAGCCGGGCGCGCCCAGATCGGTCGAGGCCTCGATCAGGTCGGGCGAGAGCCGGCTGATGGCCGCATAGAGCGGCAGGATCATGAAGGGCAGATAGGCATAGACCAGGCCCACCAGGATCGCGAACTCGTTATAGAGCAGATCGACCGGCTCGCTGGTCAACCCCAGCCAGGAGAGAAGGCCGTTGATCAGCCCCTGCCGGTTCAGGATCACGATCCAGGCATAGGTGCGGATCAGATAGTTGGTCCAGAAGGGCAAGACCGCCAGCA
The nucleotide sequence above comes from Hypericibacter terrae. Encoded proteins:
- a CDS encoding glycosyltransferase, whose amino-acid sequence is MVLYPEAAFGPALNCVGVAQQLRQMGHDPVFVCDKGFKSVFEGYGFEEKLVDMSGGMPDEEAARFWSDFIAQHLPHFKLSPIEQIPTYVVPVWEMIVDTAINSHEMLLAHLQSLKPDVVCVDNVILFPAIKMIGKPWIRIISCSENEVADPDIPPHLSGCGENDKACFHAFESEFLKQVKPAHDRFNKFLAKVGHPAYELGEFFETSPYMNLLLYPKHLRFKRRHELDPKRFQYLDGCVRDEGQYAVPKFAANEGKPLIYVSFGSLGAADVDLYKRMLTLFGKLPYRFLMNVGDYIDQYRDVPGNVHLEKWYPQPAVIPHVDLFIHHGGNNSFNEALYFGKPAIIMPYCWDGLDNATRIQDTGFGAKLPRYAWSDEQFAATIRRLLGDSAMKLRLEACARYMQSQKGPEKAARLIAQVTERPGMAEGLS
- a CDS encoding ABC transporter ATP-binding protein, giving the protein MTGLIQIAAVEKSFGPVVALAGIDLEIRENEFFALLGPSGCGKTTLLRILAGFETPDRGRIALDGRDLVAMPANRRPINMMFQSYALFPHMTVEGNVAYGLEMEGVRGPELKRRTAEALAMVQLEDVARRKPHLLSGGQRQRVALARALVKRPRLLLLDEPLAALDKKLRDQMRLELKRLQHETGITFLIVTHDQEEALVMADRIALMNQGQIAQLGPPRALYEEPANRFVADFIGLMNLIEGRAAPGGLAAQGLDRVLPAAEGGLPAGTPASLAIRPERIRVRPGTPTASGDGLAGRVESVAYLGQDLILHVRVVGLARPLVARLGAGQESLPEMTEGAAVACEWTKERARLLTN
- a CDS encoding VOC family protein, whose product is MAGKAKPIPDNHHSITPYLMVDGAAKAIEFYAKAFGAKEALRLPMPDGRIGHAEVTIGDSRVMLADEYPEMNAKSPKAFGGSPVHIHLYVPDVDAIAKSALAAGAKELRPVQNQFYGDRSGSFQDPFGHVWHVATHIEDVPPGEIAKRAAAAMAKKALN
- a CDS encoding histone; this translates as MARRSVKKKAAKKKAAKKKSAKKTAKRKAPKRKVAPRRSAKKKVAKKAAKKKAARKKKAAAPKPAPAPKPAPAPAPKPAMAAPKPAPAPKPAPAPAPAPMSHGSEPKPAAPSAWAPTPKPDPDKPQ
- a CDS encoding cupin domain-containing protein gives rise to the protein MKLEGSSAPHIHPAKSYNDLVDWGDQPDAIEGRSHSSGRLLWKRDENGERAVESGLWVVTPGSWRLSIPGDEICYFLSGRATYTEHNGETIEVGPETVVHFPSGWTGRCDVHETTRNTYMLARTPTALDRGAAPIMRNPLNQGSLVDWGAVPTMIEGKSMTSGKLLFKGPGGRSETGIWICTPGTWNCHVTSDEYCHFIAGRCTYTHESGEVIEIRPDTVAFFPKDWKGTCRIEETMRKVYMIR
- a CDS encoding ABC transporter permease; this translates as MSSIALSADKPRPPRWSPAARTRAGLLALPLGWIALFLVLPCALVVVLSFFERGTYGGIDYIFTLENYSRAADSLYLGILLTSLKIAGLATLIAFVLGYPMAYLIATAPLRWQKILLLLAVLPFWTNYLIRTYAWIVILNRQGLINGLLSWLGLTSEPVDLLYNEFAILVGLVYAYLPFMILPLYAAISRLSPDLIEASTDLGAPGFTSFRRITLPLTVPGAAAGAIFVFVYSMGNFITPDLLGGGRTVMVGNLIYDQFLNARDWPFGSALSFILMGVMMALLSLQAYLVNRARRMGTYD
- a CDS encoding ABC transporter permease; this encodes MTDASALARLQGRGTRRLLKAHALVIYLFLYGPIVTLIVLSFNAGGMPTAWTGFSFKWYGALIQNPEILKSVANSLAVALAVTLISTAGGTLLALGLERGRPSTLLDSFVMVPMIIPDIVLAIALLSFYTLLQFTLGLYTIVLSQSVFVIAFAAAVVRTRLRNFDRSVIEASIDLGAGAWTTFRRVTLPIILPGVIAAALLSFTLSIDDFVIAYFSAGAGSGSTTFPMKIYAMIRFGVTPEINAIATLLLLVSFTLMLLAQRFSRESGRGPGA